One genomic window of Onychostoma macrolepis isolate SWU-2019 chromosome 25, ASM1243209v1, whole genome shotgun sequence includes the following:
- the acanb gene encoding aggrecan core protein isoform X2 — translation MSLIWLLLYAYIHAISGMILFGDMADQDSPISVSIPVEPPMRPLLGGSMIIPCYFQDNTVQDPGAPTTAPLPHRIKWSYIYKGRISLILVASEGVVQVETDYVDRVHMVNYPMVPTDATIEISELHSSDSGTYRCEVMQGIEDNYDSVEMQVQGIVFHYRAISTRYTLTFEMAKAACIQNSAVIATPAQLQAAYDDGYHQCDAGWLSDQTVRYPIHEPREPCYGDKDNFPGVRTYGVRDINETYDVYCFAEKMSGSLFYSMSVEKFTFAEADDQCAKLGAQMATTGQLYLAWKDGMDVCSAGWLADRSVRYPINIARPQCGGGLLGVRTVYLFPNQTGYPYPDSRYDAICYAEKEDKVSTKTSPFPKIYTTTDSTFSVATFTSSPSAYTEEVTTVGEVRGQLVTDEPHNTTSIESPLPLPSNITEVEEDIINVITALPYLGYEIPMDNVTAETKGVIFHYRADSRRYAYTFEEAQVACQKLGAVIATPELLQTAYEAGLHQCSAGWLHDQTVRYPIVHPQKKCSGDQKDLPGIRSYNVRPAHERYDVYCYMDQIKGEIFHVSSLAGFTYYEAVAHCRKLGSTLASTGELYASWNQGFHKCSPGWLSDRSVRYPVRNPGFGCGENKTGVHTIYAQPNQTGFPNPYSRYDAYCIKANLSVLLDEDMLNTTKMGKDLNMTDITELLRPVRPIVPPLLVDLSGSGSGSGSASGSESGDPDSHSGYMSGSGIPSGSTSGSDQSGDSSGNLVRYQEGADTLVWQTSASGSSMEAREGSGSGSGVIITSVSSGDQESGEESGLFYEQSGARGLPSGLGSGSSGSGTSGFFSGEESSLPSGLGSGISGSGTSGFFSGEELSGSGFSSVSFINTEMIDLTASPSGEQELSGVSPFELTDVSGIGSASGSAIGSGSGFGSGTIIDFASGSAIGFGSGSASGASGYPSHPSGEVSGHIQSQDGKIVILTDDEVELMFRPTIGTEQGRGSVEISGEGSSQEHYAEDLSISLSNSTSYEDYWSVNETVDLLPETHKQLNVITEAFDVTDQSPLNTTPPTTSVLITSPSALLQTPKAMEEPSVTDASANPCDPNPCGQGLCSLQGGIAVCQCHLGFSGENCSTSVQGCAEGWMEFMGSCYIHFDERETWTSAEQHCQELNSHLVSISSQQEQEFVKNQARDYQWIGLNDKDVQNQFSWTDGSPLIYKNWRPNQPDNYFSTREDCVVMIWHEDGQWNDVPCNYHLPFTCKSGPVTCSSPPEVKNARMLGNSKDRYPVNSIIRYQCDSGFTQRHLSVVRCLPDGQWEEPKVECIGGKTNNRLRKRSLKTHPKAVNSRTWRKVL, via the exons ATGTCTTTGATTTGGCTCCTACTGTATGCATACATCCATGCCATTTCTGGCATGATCTTGTTTGGAGACATGGCTG ATCAGGACAGCCCCATTAGTGTGAGTATCCCTGTGGAACCACCAATGCGTCCCCTATTGGGGGGAAGCATGATTATACCTTGCTACTTCCAGGACAACACTGTCCAGGACCCTGGAGCCCCAACCACTGCCCCACTGCCCCACCGTATTAAGTGGAGCTACATCTACAAGGGCAGAATCTCTCTTATTCTCGTTGCCAGTGAGGGCGTGGTGCAGGTTGAGACAGACTACGTGGACCGGGTCCATATGGTAAACTACCCCATGGTGCCAACTGACGCCACCATTGAGATCTCAGAACTCCACTCCAGTGACTCCGGCACCTACCGCTGTGAGGTCATGCAGGGGATTGAAGATAACTATGATTCTGTTGAAATGCAAGTCCAAG GCATTGTGTTTCACTACCGAGCAATTTCTACTCGATATACCTTGACATTTGAGATGGCAAAGGCAGCCTGCATCCAGAACAGTGCTGTTATTGCAACTCCCGCACAGCTGCAAGCTGCCTATGATGATGGATACCATCAATGTGATGCTGGTTGGCTTTCAGACCAAACTGTGAG GTATCCCATTCATGAGCCAAGGGAGCCTTGCTATGGAGACAAAGACAATTTCCCAGGGGTACGAACATATGGAGTCAGAGACATCAATGAGACCTATGACGTGTACTGTTTTGCAGAGAAAATGTCAG GCAGTTTGTTCTACTCTATGTCTGTGGAGAAGTTCACCTTTGCAGAGGCTGATGACCAGTGTGCAAAGTTGGGAGCCCAAATGGCCACCACAGGGCAACTCTACCTAGCATGGAAGGATGGTATGGATGTGTGCAGTGCTGGCTGGCTAGCAGACAGGAGTGTGAGGTACCCCATTAACATAGCTCGACCCCAGTGTGGTGGGGGGCTTTTGGGAGTGCGAACGGTTTACCTGTTTCCAAATCAGACGGGTTATCCATACCCAGACTCCCGCTATGACGCAATCTGTTATGCAG aaaaagaaGATAAGGTCTCAACAAAGACCTCTCCATTTCctaaaatatacactaccacgGATTCCACGTTCAGTGTGGCTACATTCACCTCAAGCCCTTCAGCCTATACTGAAGAGGTGACCACAGTAGGGGAGGTCCGAGGCCAGCTAGTGACAGATGAGCCTCATAACACCACAAGCATAGAAAGTCCTCTACCTTTACCTTCCAACATAACTGAGGTTGAGGAGGACATTATTAATGTGATCACAGCTCTGCCTTACTTGGGATATGAGATTCCCATGGACAATGTCACTGCTG AAACTAAGGGAGTGATATTCCACTATCGCGCTGACTCCAGACGCTATGCTTACACCTTTGAGGAAGCACAAGTGGCATGTCAGAAGCTGGGAGCAGTCATAGCCACCCCTGAGCTTCTTCAGACGGCTTATGAAGCTGGCCTTCATCAATGCAGTGCAGGTTGGCTACATGACCAGACTGTCAG ATATCCAATTGTGCATCCTCAAAAGAAGTGCTCTGGAGATCAGAAGGACCTCCCTGGCATACGCTCTTACAATGTTAGGCCTGCACATGAGCGGTACGATGTGTACTGTTATATGGACCAGATAAAGG GGGAGATCTTCCATGTGAGCTCATTAGCAGGCTTCACCTACTATGAAGCTGTTGCCCATTGCAGAAAACTGGGTTCTACTCTTGCTTCAACTGGAGAACTGTACGCCTCATGGAATCAGGGTTTCCACAAGTGCAGTCCAGGCTGGCTGTCTGATCGCAGTGTCCGCTATCCTGTCCGCAACCCAGGCTTTGGTTGTGGTGAAAACAAGACAGGAGTGCACACTATTTATGCTCAACCAAACCAAACAGGCTTCCCAAATCCATACTCCAGATACGATGCATATTGCATCAAAG caaATCTGTCTGTGCTGCTTGATGAAGATATGTTGAACACTACAAAGATGGGGAAAGATCTTAACATGACGGACATAACAGAGCTGCTGAGACCTG TTCGTCCAATTGTCCCTCCCTTGCTTGTGGACCTGTCTGGATCTGGATCGGGCTCAGGCTCAGCATCAGGCTCAGAATCAGGTGATCCTGATTCCCATTCTGGGTACATGTCAGGGAGTGGCATACCCAGTGGGAGCACATCCGGTTCTGACCAAAGTGGTGATTCATCAGGTAACCTTGTGAGGTACCAAGAAGGTGCAGATACACTTGTGTGGCAGACTTCTGCCTCAGGCAGCTCTATGGAGGCAAGAGAAGGTAGTGGCAGCGGCAGTGGTGTTATCATTACTTCAGTATCATCAGGGGACCAAGAATCTGGAGAGGAATCTGGACTCTTTTATGAACAAAGTGGAGCTAGAGGCCTTCCATCAGGACTTGGCAGTGGATCTAGCGGTTCAGGAACAAGTGGATTCTTCAGTGGTGAGGAATCAAGCCTTCCATCAGGACTTGGCAGTGGAATTAGCGGTTCAGGAACAAGTGGGTTCTTCAGTGGTGAGGAATTGAGTGGGTCAGGCTTCTCTAGTGTATCATTTATAAACACAGAAATGATAGATCTGACTGCAAGTCCTTCTGGAGAACAGGAATTGTCTGGTGTTTCTCCGTTTGAATTGACTGATGTTAGTGGTATTGGCTCTGCTTCTGGCTCTGCTATTGGATCTGGCTCTGGATTTGGATCTGGCACCATCATTGACTTTGCGTCTGGCTCTGCCATTGGCTTTGGATCTGGCTCTGCTTCTGGAGCTTCGGGTTATCCCAGTCATCCTTCAGGTGAGGTATCTGGCCACATTCAGAGTCAGGATGGAAAGATTGTCATTCTGACGGATGATGAGGTCGAGTTGATGTTTAGGCCTACAATCGGAACAGAACAGGGTCGTGGATCCGTGGAGATCAGTGGAGAGGGCAGTAGTCAAGAACATTATGCTGAGGACCTCTCCATATCTCTTTCTAATAGTACTTCATATGAAGATTATTGGAGTGTCAATGAAACTGTTGATCTCCTACCAGAAACACATAAGCAACTTAATGTCATCACTGAAGCATTTGATGTGACTGATCAgtcaccactgaacacaacaCCACCCACCACTTCTGTACTCATTACTTCACCTTCAGCTTTACTACAAACACCAAAAGCTATGGAGGAGCCTTCTGTAACTGATG CTTCTGCTAACCCCTGCGATCCAAACCCCTGTGGTCAAGGTTTATGCTCTCTACAAGGTGGCATCGCAGTATGTCAGTGTCATTTAGGATTCAGCGGGGAAAACTGCTCAACAT CGGTACAGGGATGTGCTGAGGGGTGGATGGAGTTCATGGGCAGCTGTTATATCCATTTTGATGAGCGTGAGACCTGGACCAGTGCTGAGCAACACTGTCAAGAGCTAAACTCTCACCTGGTTAGCATATCCTCCCAACAAGAACAAGAGTTTGTAAAAA ATCAAGCTCGTGACTATCAATGGATTGGACTAAATGACAAGGATGTGCAAAATCAGTTTAGCTGGACAGACGGAAGCCCTTTG ATATATAAAAACTGGAGACCCAATCAGCCAGATAATTACTTCAGCACTAGAGAAGACTGTGTTGTAATGATATGGCATGAGGATGGCCAGTGGAATGATGTACCCTGCAACTATCATCTTCCTTTTACTTGCAAAAGTGGACCTG TCACATGTTCATCACCTCCTGAAGTGAAGAATGCCAGGATGTTAGGCAACAGCAAAGATCGCTACCCTGTTAATTCCATCATTCGATACCAGTGTGACAGTGGATTCACACAGCGCCACCTTTCAGTGGTACGTTGCTTACCTGACGGTCAGTGGGAGGAGCCTAAAGTGGAATGCATAGGAG gcaaaacaaacaacaggctACGGAAAAGATCACTCAAGACACATCCCAAAGCAGTCAATAGTCGAACGTGGAGGAAAGTCCtctaa
- the acanb gene encoding aggrecan core protein isoform X1 — MSLIWLLLYAYIHAISGMILFGDMADQDSPISVSIPVEPPMRPLLGGSMIIPCYFQDNTVQDPGAPTTAPLPHRIKWSYIYKGRISLILVASEGVVQVETDYVDRVHMVNYPMVPTDATIEISELHSSDSGTYRCEVMQGIEDNYDSVEMQVQGIVFHYRAISTRYTLTFEMAKAACIQNSAVIATPAQLQAAYDDGYHQCDAGWLSDQTVRYPIHEPREPCYGDKDNFPGVRTYGVRDINETYDVYCFAEKMSGSLFYSMSVEKFTFAEADDQCAKLGAQMATTGQLYLAWKDGMDVCSAGWLADRSVRYPINIARPQCGGGLLGVRTVYLFPNQTGYPYPDSRYDAICYAEKEDKVSTKTSPFPKIYTTTDSTFSVATFTSSPSAYTEEVTTVGEVRGQLVTDEPHNTTSIESPLPLPSNITEVEEDIINVITALPYLGYEIPMDNVTAETKGVIFHYRADSRRYAYTFEEAQVACQKLGAVIATPELLQTAYEAGLHQCSAGWLHDQTVRYPIVHPQKKCSGDQKDLPGIRSYNVRPAHERYDVYCYMDQIKGEIFHVSSLAGFTYYEAVAHCRKLGSTLASTGELYASWNQGFHKCSPGWLSDRSVRYPVRNPGFGCGENKTGVHTIYAQPNQTGFPNPYSRYDAYCIKANLSVLLDEDMLNTTKMGKDLNMTDITELLRPVRPIVPPLLVDLSGSGSGSGSASGSESGDPDSHSGYMSGSGIPSGSTSGSDQSGDSSGNLVRYQEGADTLVWQTSASGSSMEAREGSGSGSGVIITSVSSGDQESGEESGLFYEQSGARGLPSGLGSGSSGSGTSGFFSGEESSLPSGLGSGISGSGTSGFFSGEELSGSGFSSVSFINTEMIDLTASPSGEQELSGVSPFELTDVSGIGSASGSAIGSGSGFGSGTIIDFASGSAIGFGSGSASGASGYPSHPSGEVSGHIQSQDGKIVILTDDEVELMFRPTIGTEQGRGSVEISGEGSSQEHYAEDLSISLSNSTSYEDYWSVNETVDLLPETHKQLNVITEAFDVTDQSPLNTTPPTTSVLITSPSALLQTPKAMEEPSVTDAASANPCDPNPCGQGLCSLQGGIAVCQCHLGFSGENCSTSVQGCAEGWMEFMGSCYIHFDERETWTSAEQHCQELNSHLVSISSQQEQEFVKNQARDYQWIGLNDKDVQNQFSWTDGSPLIYKNWRPNQPDNYFSTREDCVVMIWHEDGQWNDVPCNYHLPFTCKSGPVTCSSPPEVKNARMLGNSKDRYPVNSIIRYQCDSGFTQRHLSVVRCLPDGQWEEPKVECIGGKTNNRLRKRSLKTHPKAVNSRTWRKVL; from the exons ATGTCTTTGATTTGGCTCCTACTGTATGCATACATCCATGCCATTTCTGGCATGATCTTGTTTGGAGACATGGCTG ATCAGGACAGCCCCATTAGTGTGAGTATCCCTGTGGAACCACCAATGCGTCCCCTATTGGGGGGAAGCATGATTATACCTTGCTACTTCCAGGACAACACTGTCCAGGACCCTGGAGCCCCAACCACTGCCCCACTGCCCCACCGTATTAAGTGGAGCTACATCTACAAGGGCAGAATCTCTCTTATTCTCGTTGCCAGTGAGGGCGTGGTGCAGGTTGAGACAGACTACGTGGACCGGGTCCATATGGTAAACTACCCCATGGTGCCAACTGACGCCACCATTGAGATCTCAGAACTCCACTCCAGTGACTCCGGCACCTACCGCTGTGAGGTCATGCAGGGGATTGAAGATAACTATGATTCTGTTGAAATGCAAGTCCAAG GCATTGTGTTTCACTACCGAGCAATTTCTACTCGATATACCTTGACATTTGAGATGGCAAAGGCAGCCTGCATCCAGAACAGTGCTGTTATTGCAACTCCCGCACAGCTGCAAGCTGCCTATGATGATGGATACCATCAATGTGATGCTGGTTGGCTTTCAGACCAAACTGTGAG GTATCCCATTCATGAGCCAAGGGAGCCTTGCTATGGAGACAAAGACAATTTCCCAGGGGTACGAACATATGGAGTCAGAGACATCAATGAGACCTATGACGTGTACTGTTTTGCAGAGAAAATGTCAG GCAGTTTGTTCTACTCTATGTCTGTGGAGAAGTTCACCTTTGCAGAGGCTGATGACCAGTGTGCAAAGTTGGGAGCCCAAATGGCCACCACAGGGCAACTCTACCTAGCATGGAAGGATGGTATGGATGTGTGCAGTGCTGGCTGGCTAGCAGACAGGAGTGTGAGGTACCCCATTAACATAGCTCGACCCCAGTGTGGTGGGGGGCTTTTGGGAGTGCGAACGGTTTACCTGTTTCCAAATCAGACGGGTTATCCATACCCAGACTCCCGCTATGACGCAATCTGTTATGCAG aaaaagaaGATAAGGTCTCAACAAAGACCTCTCCATTTCctaaaatatacactaccacgGATTCCACGTTCAGTGTGGCTACATTCACCTCAAGCCCTTCAGCCTATACTGAAGAGGTGACCACAGTAGGGGAGGTCCGAGGCCAGCTAGTGACAGATGAGCCTCATAACACCACAAGCATAGAAAGTCCTCTACCTTTACCTTCCAACATAACTGAGGTTGAGGAGGACATTATTAATGTGATCACAGCTCTGCCTTACTTGGGATATGAGATTCCCATGGACAATGTCACTGCTG AAACTAAGGGAGTGATATTCCACTATCGCGCTGACTCCAGACGCTATGCTTACACCTTTGAGGAAGCACAAGTGGCATGTCAGAAGCTGGGAGCAGTCATAGCCACCCCTGAGCTTCTTCAGACGGCTTATGAAGCTGGCCTTCATCAATGCAGTGCAGGTTGGCTACATGACCAGACTGTCAG ATATCCAATTGTGCATCCTCAAAAGAAGTGCTCTGGAGATCAGAAGGACCTCCCTGGCATACGCTCTTACAATGTTAGGCCTGCACATGAGCGGTACGATGTGTACTGTTATATGGACCAGATAAAGG GGGAGATCTTCCATGTGAGCTCATTAGCAGGCTTCACCTACTATGAAGCTGTTGCCCATTGCAGAAAACTGGGTTCTACTCTTGCTTCAACTGGAGAACTGTACGCCTCATGGAATCAGGGTTTCCACAAGTGCAGTCCAGGCTGGCTGTCTGATCGCAGTGTCCGCTATCCTGTCCGCAACCCAGGCTTTGGTTGTGGTGAAAACAAGACAGGAGTGCACACTATTTATGCTCAACCAAACCAAACAGGCTTCCCAAATCCATACTCCAGATACGATGCATATTGCATCAAAG caaATCTGTCTGTGCTGCTTGATGAAGATATGTTGAACACTACAAAGATGGGGAAAGATCTTAACATGACGGACATAACAGAGCTGCTGAGACCTG TTCGTCCAATTGTCCCTCCCTTGCTTGTGGACCTGTCTGGATCTGGATCGGGCTCAGGCTCAGCATCAGGCTCAGAATCAGGTGATCCTGATTCCCATTCTGGGTACATGTCAGGGAGTGGCATACCCAGTGGGAGCACATCCGGTTCTGACCAAAGTGGTGATTCATCAGGTAACCTTGTGAGGTACCAAGAAGGTGCAGATACACTTGTGTGGCAGACTTCTGCCTCAGGCAGCTCTATGGAGGCAAGAGAAGGTAGTGGCAGCGGCAGTGGTGTTATCATTACTTCAGTATCATCAGGGGACCAAGAATCTGGAGAGGAATCTGGACTCTTTTATGAACAAAGTGGAGCTAGAGGCCTTCCATCAGGACTTGGCAGTGGATCTAGCGGTTCAGGAACAAGTGGATTCTTCAGTGGTGAGGAATCAAGCCTTCCATCAGGACTTGGCAGTGGAATTAGCGGTTCAGGAACAAGTGGGTTCTTCAGTGGTGAGGAATTGAGTGGGTCAGGCTTCTCTAGTGTATCATTTATAAACACAGAAATGATAGATCTGACTGCAAGTCCTTCTGGAGAACAGGAATTGTCTGGTGTTTCTCCGTTTGAATTGACTGATGTTAGTGGTATTGGCTCTGCTTCTGGCTCTGCTATTGGATCTGGCTCTGGATTTGGATCTGGCACCATCATTGACTTTGCGTCTGGCTCTGCCATTGGCTTTGGATCTGGCTCTGCTTCTGGAGCTTCGGGTTATCCCAGTCATCCTTCAGGTGAGGTATCTGGCCACATTCAGAGTCAGGATGGAAAGATTGTCATTCTGACGGATGATGAGGTCGAGTTGATGTTTAGGCCTACAATCGGAACAGAACAGGGTCGTGGATCCGTGGAGATCAGTGGAGAGGGCAGTAGTCAAGAACATTATGCTGAGGACCTCTCCATATCTCTTTCTAATAGTACTTCATATGAAGATTATTGGAGTGTCAATGAAACTGTTGATCTCCTACCAGAAACACATAAGCAACTTAATGTCATCACTGAAGCATTTGATGTGACTGATCAgtcaccactgaacacaacaCCACCCACCACTTCTGTACTCATTACTTCACCTTCAGCTTTACTACAAACACCAAAAGCTATGGAGGAGCCTTCTGTAACTGATG CAGCTTCTGCTAACCCCTGCGATCCAAACCCCTGTGGTCAAGGTTTATGCTCTCTACAAGGTGGCATCGCAGTATGTCAGTGTCATTTAGGATTCAGCGGGGAAAACTGCTCAACAT CGGTACAGGGATGTGCTGAGGGGTGGATGGAGTTCATGGGCAGCTGTTATATCCATTTTGATGAGCGTGAGACCTGGACCAGTGCTGAGCAACACTGTCAAGAGCTAAACTCTCACCTGGTTAGCATATCCTCCCAACAAGAACAAGAGTTTGTAAAAA ATCAAGCTCGTGACTATCAATGGATTGGACTAAATGACAAGGATGTGCAAAATCAGTTTAGCTGGACAGACGGAAGCCCTTTG ATATATAAAAACTGGAGACCCAATCAGCCAGATAATTACTTCAGCACTAGAGAAGACTGTGTTGTAATGATATGGCATGAGGATGGCCAGTGGAATGATGTACCCTGCAACTATCATCTTCCTTTTACTTGCAAAAGTGGACCTG TCACATGTTCATCACCTCCTGAAGTGAAGAATGCCAGGATGTTAGGCAACAGCAAAGATCGCTACCCTGTTAATTCCATCATTCGATACCAGTGTGACAGTGGATTCACACAGCGCCACCTTTCAGTGGTACGTTGCTTACCTGACGGTCAGTGGGAGGAGCCTAAAGTGGAATGCATAGGAG gcaaaacaaacaacaggctACGGAAAAGATCACTCAAGACACATCCCAAAGCAGTCAATAGTCGAACGTGGAGGAAAGTCCtctaa